A genomic window from Aurantimicrobium photophilum includes:
- the pabB gene encoding aminodeoxychorismate synthase component I has protein sequence MTRQVQRVRMSQWVDPAAVYAALAEGEPRAVWLDAGPHATAGLSYVSIPTKKSLHENVDEGDVTIFERLRSAVEHDSTVDTSAVREDGFALGWVGWLGYELAAHTTGVPTAQARTPDALFVYVDWALEFDHELHTLDLLVLGDDDALQSRLTAVEEVLSTADTPEVDVAVTAQAAAVSWRHNPQDYQSLVQRCLDAITAGDAYQLCLTNEVKVAGTFDPLEVYLRLREANPSHHGGLIVVDDIALLSSSPEVFLSVDSDGHLTTKPIKGTRRRGDNIALDTALAEELLASEKERAENLMIVDLMRNDVGRVAQLGTVQVDSLLEVETYEHVHQLVSTVSADLAHGLTAVDALEACFPAGSMTGAPKISAMTILHGLEQGPRGIYSGAFGYLGIDGAANLAMVIRSIVLTPEGASIGTGGGITSGSEPQAELEETWVKVAPLLRALGVSPSEYS, from the coding sequence GTGACCAGGCAAGTTCAGCGCGTAAGGATGTCGCAGTGGGTAGACCCTGCTGCTGTCTACGCTGCGCTGGCAGAAGGTGAACCACGCGCCGTCTGGCTTGATGCTGGCCCCCACGCCACTGCCGGCTTGTCCTATGTCTCCATACCCACAAAAAAATCCCTCCACGAAAACGTGGACGAGGGGGATGTCACCATCTTTGAGCGTCTGCGCTCAGCAGTGGAACATGATTCGACAGTAGACACCTCGGCAGTCCGAGAGGACGGATTTGCCCTGGGTTGGGTGGGATGGCTGGGTTATGAACTCGCAGCACACACCACCGGAGTCCCTACTGCTCAGGCACGAACCCCAGATGCCCTGTTTGTCTATGTGGATTGGGCCCTGGAGTTTGATCACGAGCTTCACACCCTCGATCTCTTGGTACTCGGGGACGATGATGCACTTCAGTCCAGGCTCACTGCTGTAGAAGAGGTATTGAGTACTGCAGATACTCCTGAAGTAGATGTCGCCGTCACGGCGCAGGCAGCTGCCGTGTCCTGGCGCCACAACCCTCAGGACTATCAATCTCTGGTCCAGCGCTGCCTCGACGCTATTACGGCAGGTGATGCCTATCAGCTTTGCCTGACCAACGAAGTGAAGGTTGCGGGAACTTTCGATCCCTTGGAGGTCTATCTGCGCCTGCGTGAGGCTAATCCCAGCCACCACGGAGGTCTCATTGTGGTGGATGACATTGCGTTGCTCTCCAGTAGCCCGGAAGTCTTCTTGTCTGTTGATTCTGATGGTCACCTCACCACCAAGCCCATCAAGGGAACCAGGCGCCGAGGTGACAATATTGCTCTGGATACCGCGCTCGCAGAAGAACTGCTGGCTAGTGAGAAAGAACGTGCAGAGAACCTCATGATTGTGGATCTCATGCGTAATGACGTGGGCAGAGTTGCACAGCTCGGCACAGTGCAGGTGGATTCACTTCTGGAAGTGGAAACCTACGAACACGTTCACCAACTGGTTTCTACTGTTTCTGCAGACTTGGCCCACGGCCTGACTGCAGTTGATGCTCTGGAAGCGTGCTTCCCCGCGGGGTCGATGACCGGGGCTCCCAAAATCAGCGCCATGACGATCCTGCACGGTTTGGAGCAGGGGCCTCGAGGTATCTACTCGGGCGCCTTTGGCTATCTGGGCATTGATGGCGCAGCAAATCTGGCCATGGTGATTCGCAGCATTGTGCTGACGCCTGAAGGTGCCTCTATTGGCACCGGTGGTGGCATCACCAGTGGTTCTGAGCCACAAGCAGAACTTGAAGAAACCTGGGTCAAGGTGGCACCGCTGCTCAGGGCACTAGGGGTCTCTCCAAGCGAGTATTCTTAG
- a CDS encoding App1 family protein, whose protein sequence is MKSSKPTSAAELTQDVMHRAARIEDRFHAYREKRARKRGYAVTVVPYPGYGSTEWVRVLSRVLLTRNPRPGSRAARKMQKRSESVRGWRSFTAVPINDVTVTITINGVDTVVKADRGGVVDVQIPMKLSPGMHTVQIQAEGSDVTESTIHVISPKATVGLVSDVDDTVMVTALPRPFLAAWNSFVLDEHARVPTPGMAVFLSRVADIQEDMPVVYLSTGAWNVAPTLRRFLGRNLYPQGTLLLTDWGPTHDRMFRSGRAHKETQLRRLASELPKIKWILVGDDGQHDESIYAEFEKEFPGNVKAVAIRQLSNGEAVLAGGRKKAEEHIQAGDAPWVYAPDGAGLAAQLTEFKVL, encoded by the coding sequence GTGAAGTCGAGTAAACCTACGAGCGCTGCGGAGCTGACGCAAGATGTCATGCACCGCGCAGCCCGCATCGAGGACCGCTTTCACGCCTACCGAGAAAAGCGTGCACGCAAGCGAGGCTACGCCGTCACTGTTGTTCCCTATCCCGGCTATGGATCAACCGAGTGGGTTCGTGTACTTTCTCGAGTTCTGTTGACCCGTAACCCCCGCCCCGGTTCTCGAGCTGCACGCAAAATGCAGAAGCGTTCTGAGAGCGTGCGCGGCTGGCGCTCATTCACCGCCGTGCCCATCAACGACGTCACTGTCACCATCACCATCAACGGCGTAGACACCGTCGTGAAGGCAGACCGTGGCGGTGTGGTGGACGTGCAAATCCCGATGAAGCTCTCCCCCGGAATGCACACCGTGCAGATCCAGGCAGAAGGCTCTGATGTCACTGAATCAACCATTCATGTCATTTCGCCCAAGGCCACAGTGGGACTGGTTTCAGACGTTGATGACACGGTCATGGTCACTGCACTTCCCAGACCCTTCTTGGCGGCCTGGAACTCGTTTGTGCTGGACGAACATGCTCGCGTTCCAACCCCCGGTATGGCTGTGTTCCTCTCCCGCGTCGCAGATATTCAAGAAGATATGCCCGTGGTCTATCTCTCCACGGGCGCATGGAATGTTGCCCCCACACTGCGCCGATTCCTCGGACGTAATCTGTACCCGCAGGGAACATTGCTCCTGACCGACTGGGGCCCCACTCACGACCGCATGTTCCGTTCCGGTCGTGCTCACAAAGAGACCCAGTTGCGCCGTTTGGCTTCAGAGTTGCCCAAGATCAAATGGATTCTTGTGGGCGATGATGGGCAACACGATGAGTCCATCTATGCCGAGTTTGAAAAAGAATTCCCCGGCAATGTCAAAGCCGTGGCCATACGCCAGCTTTCTAATGGTGAAGCTGTGCTTGCCGGTGGTCGCAAAAAAGCCGAGGAACACATTCAGGCAGGCGATGCACCGTGGGTTTATGCCCCCGATGGGGCTGGCCTTGCTGCCCAGCTCACCGAGTTCAAAGTTCTCTAA
- a CDS encoding aminotransferase class IV gives MDVLRFRWNGSELVDVTGAPEIPLYVADSFLLNDGKVVAYQRHLDRFAASAEFQGLVRPLDDFLSAVTASLPRTGKLFPRIDLTERGELELHIRPAPELHETIVLATASLDPRVEPTIKGPDIPALNALRAEAQTQGADDAVILDAQGRVVDGSTTCLIWFTEGGLHLPPAEALRVNSVSVAVVRELAAQGGFSVSETWATPADLEGVELYAVNALHGIRSAVSWVNGPSLSVNEERLAHWRQQYDLLAEELPEA, from the coding sequence GTGGATGTCTTACGTTTTCGCTGGAATGGCAGTGAACTTGTTGACGTCACGGGCGCGCCAGAAATACCCCTCTATGTCGCAGACTCTTTCCTTCTGAATGACGGAAAGGTTGTGGCGTATCAGCGCCACCTTGACCGTTTTGCTGCCTCTGCAGAATTCCAAGGATTAGTCCGTCCACTGGATGATTTTCTTTCTGCGGTCACAGCTTCACTTCCCCGCACTGGGAAACTCTTTCCTCGCATTGACCTGACCGAGCGTGGGGAACTGGAACTTCACATACGTCCTGCTCCTGAACTACACGAGACCATCGTGCTCGCCACCGCGTCTCTCGACCCCCGTGTTGAACCAACCATCAAGGGACCAGATATCCCCGCCCTCAATGCTTTGCGCGCTGAAGCGCAGACTCAAGGTGCAGACGATGCAGTCATCCTGGATGCGCAGGGTCGGGTTGTGGACGGATCCACAACCTGCCTGATTTGGTTCACCGAAGGCGGCCTTCACCTGCCTCCCGCAGAAGCACTGCGGGTGAATAGCGTGAGTGTTGCTGTGGTGCGTGAACTTGCTGCCCAAGGCGGCTTCAGCGTCAGCGAAACCTGGGCAACGCCTGCAGATCTTGAGGGAGTTGAACTCTATGCTGTGAATGCTCTTCACGGCATACGTTCAGCAGTTTCTTGGGTTAATGGCCCATCGTTGAGTGTGAACGAAGAAAGACTGGCGCATTGGCGCCAGCAATATGACCTTCTCGCTGAAGAATTGCCGGAGGCCTGA
- a CDS encoding DedA family protein, producing the protein MNEIINNILSAVASVDPVTRTLLSSLFIMLETSFLVGLVIPGDTVVLISSTAITNLQEYIFMIVMVIVGSLTGETIGFFVGKYFGPHIRRSWLGRKLGPHRWEQAENYIDRRGGIAVFLSRFLPILHSLIPLTVGMTKMKYRTFIAWTSAACVIWTFVYVTLAAVLKDQYEAFAAKYDWAGFLFIGIVIAFIVVVSLIKKRVEKTQEKYMEEPADHDPSTVENPLGS; encoded by the coding sequence ATGAACGAGATCATCAACAACATCTTGTCCGCTGTCGCTTCGGTTGATCCCGTCACACGAACACTGCTTTCTTCGCTGTTCATCATGTTGGAGACTTCGTTCCTGGTGGGCTTGGTTATCCCCGGTGACACCGTTGTTTTGATTTCCAGCACGGCCATTACGAACCTGCAGGAATACATCTTCATGATTGTCATGGTGATTGTGGGATCACTCACCGGCGAAACCATTGGGTTCTTTGTGGGCAAGTACTTTGGTCCCCACATTCGCCGTTCGTGGCTGGGAAGAAAACTCGGACCCCACCGCTGGGAACAGGCAGAAAACTACATTGACCGTCGTGGTGGCATCGCGGTGTTCTTGAGCAGATTCCTCCCCATCCTTCACTCACTCATTCCCCTGACTGTCGGCATGACAAAGATGAAATACCGCACCTTCATTGCCTGGACATCTGCAGCGTGTGTGATCTGGACCTTTGTCTACGTCACGTTGGCGGCTGTGCTGAAAGACCAGTACGAAGCGTTCGCTGCCAAATACGACTGGGCAGGTTTCCTCTTCATCGGCATCGTCATCGCATTCATCGTTGTGGTCTCCCTCATAAAGAAGCGCGTCGAAAAGACCCAAGAGAAGTACATGGAAGAACCCGCTGATCATGACCCCAGCACGGTTGAGAACCCTCTGGGTTCCTAA